A region from the Methanofollis liminatans DSM 4140 genome encodes:
- a CDS encoding DNA topoisomerase VI subunit B: MALAEDLAKQQKSISVAEFFEKNKHLLGFDSPVRGIITTIKEAVDNALDACEEAEVLPDIFVSVRKVSPDAYRVAVEDNGPGIVPENVPYVFGKLLYGSRFHQIRQSRGQQGIGISAAVLYAQLTTGTPAAVVSRTSAKVPAHRFSLMIQTETNEPQVLEHEEVAWDRTHGTRIELEFTSSLAARKRLIDYLKYTAVVNPHARIRVEIDGEATTFERVSDEVIRSPQAIKPHPHGIELGTLKRMAAAMPEATLEDFLVESFSRVGKKTAEEIAGAAGLPIKARMAALGAEAQKALLAAMQSVHVPAPPMSQCLSPIGEELITQGLEKEFQLDFVKARTRPPSVFSGHPFVVEAAIGYGGKLTADGTAQVMRFANRVPLIYQQGACAITSAVSNVNWKSYGLSQAGLPNGPVLVLVHVASTNVPFTSESKDAVASIPEVEKEITLALQDLGRELKAYLSRRDRNRQQEDRARAVCAVMPAIAEKVAEIVERPVPDISAIEGRIMRRLVARKSVKDGVVRIDVHNHTHENLALVIYDISSDAGEGAEPKPDFASELDGEFTRVWNCALGPGEGWHAAYPGRGGGMLDVRGVDEAKKVVMHL, translated from the coding sequence GTGGCGCTCGCTGAAGACCTGGCCAAGCAGCAGAAGAGCATCAGCGTCGCGGAGTTCTTCGAGAAGAACAAGCACCTCCTCGGCTTCGACTCGCCGGTGAGGGGGATCATCACCACCATCAAGGAGGCGGTGGACAACGCCCTGGACGCCTGCGAGGAGGCCGAGGTGCTCCCCGACATCTTCGTCTCGGTGCGGAAGGTCTCTCCGGATGCATACCGCGTGGCCGTGGAGGACAACGGCCCCGGGATCGTCCCGGAGAACGTGCCGTACGTCTTTGGAAAACTGCTGTACGGCTCCCGCTTCCACCAGATCAGACAGTCGCGCGGGCAGCAGGGGATCGGGATCTCGGCGGCGGTGCTGTATGCGCAGCTCACCACCGGGACGCCCGCGGCGGTCGTCTCCCGCACCTCGGCAAAAGTCCCGGCCCACCGCTTCTCCCTGATGATCCAGACCGAGACGAACGAGCCGCAGGTGCTGGAGCACGAGGAGGTCGCCTGGGACCGGACGCACGGCACCAGGATCGAACTCGAGTTCACCAGCTCCCTCGCGGCGAGAAAGCGCCTGATCGACTACCTGAAGTACACCGCGGTCGTCAACCCGCACGCCCGTATCCGCGTCGAGATCGACGGCGAGGCGACGACCTTCGAGCGGGTCTCCGACGAGGTGATCAGGTCGCCGCAGGCGATCAAGCCTCACCCGCACGGGATCGAGCTCGGCACCCTGAAGCGGATGGCGGCGGCGATGCCCGAGGCGACGCTCGAAGATTTCCTGGTCGAGAGCTTCTCGCGCGTCGGGAAGAAGACCGCCGAGGAGATCGCCGGGGCGGCCGGCCTCCCTATCAAGGCCCGGATGGCGGCCCTCGGCGCCGAGGCGCAGAAGGCCCTGCTTGCGGCGATGCAGTCGGTGCATGTTCCGGCGCCGCCGATGAGCCAGTGCCTCTCCCCGATCGGGGAGGAGCTGATCACGCAGGGGCTCGAGAAGGAGTTCCAGCTCGATTTCGTGAAGGCGCGCACCCGCCCGCCCTCGGTCTTCTCGGGCCACCCCTTCGTGGTGGAGGCAGCGATCGGCTACGGCGGCAAACTCACCGCCGACGGGACGGCGCAGGTGATGCGGTTTGCAAACCGGGTGCCCCTGATCTACCAGCAGGGCGCCTGCGCGATCACGAGCGCCGTCTCGAACGTGAACTGGAAGAGTTACGGCCTCTCTCAGGCCGGCCTCCCGAACGGGCCGGTGCTCGTCCTCGTCCACGTGGCCTCGACGAACGTGCCCTTCACCTCTGAGAGCAAGGACGCCGTGGCCTCCATCCCCGAGGTCGAGAAGGAGATCACCCTCGCCCTTCAGGACCTCGGGCGCGAGCTGAAGGCCTACCTCTCGCGCCGGGACCGGAACCGGCAGCAGGAGGATCGGGCGCGGGCGGTCTGCGCCGTGATGCCGGCGATCGCTGAGAAGGTGGCGGAGATTGTGGAGCGGCCGGTGCCAGACATCTCGGCGATCGAGGGGCGGATCATGCGGCGGCTGGTGGCGCGCAAGAGCGTTAAGGACGGTGTGGTGCGGATCGACGTCCACAACCACACCCACGAGAACCTCGCCCTGGTGATCTATGATATTTCTTCGGACGCCGGCGAGGGGGCTGAGCCGAAGCCCGACTTTGCGAGCGAACTCGACGGGGAGTTCACGCGCGTCTGGAACTGCGCTCTCGGGCCCGGCGAGGGCTGGCACGCCGCCTACCCTGGCCGGGGCGGCGGGATGCTGGACGTGCGCGGCGTCGATGAAGCGAAGAAAGTGGTGATGCACCTATGA
- the hisS gene encoding histidine--tRNA ligase, translating into MLQKPRGTRDFLPDEMAQRRAAEARMREAAGRWGYGEVCTPTFEHVELFTMRSGENIRQEMYTFEDKGGRQMTLRPEVTASVARMFVNEGRSIPKPVRWYYVADCFRYERPQKGRYRQFWQFGVELIGADSAAADAEVIMVADDLLRSVGLDYDLKVGFLAPMKHLLAGVDPALQRQVMGHLDKRDLEGLAACLQSCGQADLESSLSGLVSCADPEEAFEICGEIPEADRIRGIFSILEGEEIDYAVNFGIARGLDYYTGMVFEGFAHNLGAENQVVGGGNYRLTHLFGGEDTASCGFAIGFDRVMVSLGAVEAPSLPVVAVLAQTEMQVHAFAVARELRAAGVRAEVNLLERGIGAQLSHAAKGADYACIVGKREAEAGTVTLKDLHAGEQREITVASAIAEVTGSGAR; encoded by the coding sequence ATGCTTCAGAAACCACGAGGGACCAGGGATTTTCTGCCTGACGAGATGGCGCAGCGGCGGGCCGCGGAGGCGAGGATGCGCGAGGCGGCCGGAAGATGGGGCTACGGCGAGGTCTGCACCCCGACCTTCGAGCACGTCGAGCTCTTCACCATGCGCTCGGGCGAGAACATCAGGCAGGAGATGTACACCTTCGAGGACAAGGGCGGGCGCCAGATGACCCTGCGGCCCGAGGTGACCGCATCGGTCGCCCGGATGTTCGTCAACGAGGGGCGGTCGATCCCGAAACCCGTCCGCTGGTACTATGTGGCCGACTGCTTCAGGTACGAGCGGCCGCAGAAGGGGCGGTACCGCCAGTTCTGGCAGTTCGGCGTGGAGCTGATCGGGGCGGACTCGGCGGCGGCCGATGCCGAGGTGATCATGGTGGCAGACGATCTCCTCCGCTCGGTCGGCCTCGACTACGACCTGAAGGTGGGCTTCCTCGCCCCGATGAAGCACCTCCTCGCCGGGGTCGATCCCGCCCTCCAGCGCCAGGTGATGGGCCACCTCGACAAACGGGACCTTGAGGGGCTCGCGGCCTGCCTCCAGTCCTGCGGTCAGGCAGACCTCGAGTCCTCCCTCTCGGGCCTGGTCTCGTGCGCCGATCCCGAGGAGGCATTCGAGATCTGCGGAGAGATCCCTGAGGCAGACCGGATCCGCGGGATCTTCTCGATCCTGGAGGGCGAGGAGATCGATTACGCCGTGAACTTCGGGATCGCCCGGGGGCTCGACTATTACACCGGCATGGTCTTCGAGGGCTTCGCCCACAACCTCGGGGCCGAGAACCAGGTGGTTGGCGGCGGGAACTACCGCCTCACCCACCTCTTCGGCGGCGAGGACACGGCGAGCTGCGGGTTTGCGATCGGCTTCGATAGGGTGATGGTCTCCCTGGGCGCGGTCGAGGCGCCCAGCCTGCCGGTGGTCGCCGTCCTCGCCCAGACAGAGATGCAGGTGCACGCCTTCGCGGTGGCGCGGGAGCTCCGCGCCGCCGGGGTGCGGGCCGAGGTGAACCTCCTCGAACGCGGCATCGGGGCGCAGCTCTCCCATGCCGCAAAAGGGGCGGACTATGCCTGCATCGTGGGCAAGCGGGAGGCCGAGGCCGGGACGGTCACCCTCAAAGACCTGCACGCAGGGGAGCAGCGCGAGATAACGGTCGCCAGTGCCATCGCTGAGGTGACGGGCAGTGGCGCTCGCTGA